The following proteins are encoded in a genomic region of Arachis ipaensis cultivar K30076 chromosome B02, Araip1.1, whole genome shotgun sequence:
- the LOC110269313 gene encoding uncharacterized protein LOC110269313, giving the protein MPAYQGDDLVGDIQVLHRVFWSYYPCIRAFRHCKPIVLVHETHLYGKYKGCLLVAVSQDGNNNIVPIVFAIVEGETSDAWHFFLSNLRQHVVTRDGVGLISDRHKSINAAVEHSNGAWSPPRAFHMFCIRHIESNFLRKFKAPYLQKLVVNIGYSRTVWEYEVRYQRLREWGEAYTNWLNRIPRE; this is encoded by the exons atgcctgCATACCAAGGCGATGACTTGGTTGGTGATATTCAAGTACTGCATCGAGTATTTTGGAGTTATTACCCCTGTATTAGGGCATTCAGACATTGTAAGCCAATTGTCCTGGTGCATGAGACTCACTTGTACGGAAAGTATAAGGGTTGTCTACTAGTGGCAGTTTCACAGGATGGCAACAACAATATCGTCCCAATCGTGTTTGCTATTGTGGAAggagagacttctgatgcatGGCACTTCTTCCTTAGTAACCTTCGTCAACATGTTGTCACTCGGGATGGTGTGGGTCTAATATCCGACCGACACAAATCCATCAATGCAGCTGTGGAACACAGTAACGGAGCTTGGTCACCTCCTAGAGCTTTTCATATGTTCTGCATCAGGCATATAGAGTCGAATTTTCTGCGAAAATTCAAGGCACCGTACCTCCAAAAATTGGTCGTCAACATTG GATATTCAAGGACGGTGTGGGAGTACGAAGTGCGTTACCAGCGATTACGGGAATGGGGGGAAGCGTATACAAACTGGTTAAACCGAATTCCTCGCGAATAA
- the LOC107627881 gene encoding uncharacterized protein LOC107627881 — translation MSTCRRRRGRGRGRTGNAMLEATRNNPPNPVNFMAALENTATAMQATAEALGNQINNGNNGNNDDDGPMTLSSFLKVHPPTFRGTSNPTDADNWIQAIARVLQAQQVPDEQWVEFGTYQLHGEAQHWWQGMRRILQPDGVMISWDLFQEEFYKKYFPNSVRNAKELKLLQLKQGQMTITENTSKFEEPCRFSRISQGAPEDFAEWKCIKYGEAFGAIF, via the coding sequence ATGTCGACTTGCAGACGCAGACGCGGGCGAGGTAGAGGCAGAACAGGCAATGCTATGCTTGAAGCGACAAGGAACAATCCTCCTAACCCTGTAAACTTCATGGCCGCCCTAGAGAATACAGCCACGGCGATGCAAGCAACAGCCGAAGCTTTAGGAAACCAAATAAACAATGGAAATAATGGCAACAACGACGATGATGGTCCTATGACGCTTTCCTCCTTCCTGAAGGTTCATCCTCCGACCTTCAGAGGAACTTCAAACCCTACCGATGCGGATAACTGGATACAGGCTATTGCACGAGTATTACAGGCTCAGCAGGTTCCTGATGAACAGTGGGTTGAGTTTGGAACCTACCAGCTGCACGGTGAAGctcagcattggtggcagggcATGAGGCGTATTTTGCAGCCTGATGGAGTTATGATTTCGTGGGATTTGTTCCAAgaagaattttataagaagtactttcccaACTCAGTTAGAAATGCCAAGGAACTCAAACTGCTTCAACTGAAACAAGGCCAAATGACCATTACTGAGAACACAAGCAAGTTTGAGGAACCGTGTCGCTTTTCACGGATTTCTCAAGGAGCTCCTGAGGATTTTGCTGAGTGGAAATGTATCAAGTATGGGGAGGCCTTCGGAGCGATATTCTGA
- the LOC107626027 gene encoding lysophospholipid acyltransferase LPEAT2, translated as MPNHDITSPLITSDHLILTVDPLPAADTTSAAPLSGTAGGNPFTFLGCDESEALTVPVPMTIDPFKNNTPNIEGVYEWLKMLLCLPIAILRLVLFGLCLAVGYIATRLALEGWKDKENPMPKWRSRLMWVTRICARWILFSFGYQWIKRKGRPAPREVAPIIVSNHVSYIEPIFYFYELFPTIVASESHDALPFVGTIIRAMQVIYVDRFSPSSRKHAVKEIKRRASCNRFPRVLLFPEGTTTNGRNLISFQLGAFIPGYPIQPVIVRYPHVHFDQSWGNVSLGKLMFRMFTQFHNFFEVEYLPVISPLHDKETAVHFRERACRAIASAMNVVQTGHTYGDIMLYMKAQEAKQENPSSFMVEMARVESLFHIRSLEAVEFLDKFLAMNPDPSGRVQYHNFLKVLRLKACPLSEKMFAFIDVEKCGSITFRQFLYGSAYVMKHRGFHQACEEAFAECSSAVKGYIVEQELQDFMQHAIPSWNENEVHELFMLFDDDNDGRITKDDFHSCLKKNPLLIAFLTPHLQHKECDGNNGVIEIV; from the exons ATGCCGAACCACGATATAACCTCCCCTCTCATCACCTCCGATCATCTCATCCTCACCGTCGACCCACTCCCCGCCGCCGACACCACTTCCGCCGCTCCACTTTCCGGCACCGCCGGAGGGAACCCTTTTACTTTTCTGGGATGCGATGAGAGTGAAGCGTTGACTGTGCCGGTTCCGATGACCATTGACCCGTTCAAGAACAACACGCCGAATATTGAGGGAGTCTACGAGTGGTTGAAGATGCTTCTGTGCTTGCCAATTGCGATTCTCAGGCTTGTGCTTTTCGGATTGTGCCTTGCTGTTGGGTATATTGCAACGAGGTTGGCGTTGGAAGGGTGGAAGGACAAGGAGAACCCCATGCCTAAGTGGAGGTCCAGGCTCATGTGGGTTACAAGGATTTGCGCTAGATGGATCCTCTTCTCTTTTGG CTATCAGTGGATAAAGCGGAAAGGAAGACCGGCACCAAGGGAAGTTGCACCGATAATTGTATCTAATCACGTATCTTACATTGAACCTATCTTCTATTTCTATGAATTATTTCCAACCATTGTAGCATCAGAGTCTCATGATGCACTACCTTTTGTTGGCACCATTATTAGAGCAATGCAG GTCATATATGTTGATAGGTTCTCACCATCATCAAGAAAGCATGCCGTCAAGGAAATAAAG AGAAGGGCTTCTTGCAATAGATTTCCTCGAGTACTGCTATTTCCTGAGGGAACCACAACTAATGGCAGGAACCTTATCTCCTTCCAACTTGGTGCATTCATCCCCGGCTACCCAATCCAGCCTGTAATTGTTCGCTATCCTCATGTGCACTTTGATCAATCTTG GGGTAATGTTTCTTTGGGAAAGCTTATGTTCAGGATGTTCACTCAATTCCACAACTTCTTCGAG GTAGAATATCTTCCTGTCATTTCACCCCTGCATGATAAGGAAACTGCAGTCCACTTTCGTGAGAGG GCTTGCCGTGCTATTGCATCTGCGATGAATGTTGTCCAAACTGGACACACTTATGGAGACATAATGCTTTATATGAAAGCACAAGAAGCAAAACAG GAAAACCCCTCAAGTTTTATGGTTGAAATGGCGAGGGTGGAATCA TTATTTCATATCAGAAGCTTGGAAGCTGTTGAATTCCTAGATAAATTCTTGGCTATGAATCCTGATCCCAG CGGTCGAGTTCAATATCATAACTTCTTGAAGGTTTTAAGACTTAAGGCATGCCCTTTATCCGAAAAG ATGTTTGCATTCATTGATGTGGAGAAGTGCGGCTCAATAACGTTTAGACAG TTCTTGTACGGATCTGCTTACGTCATGAAGCATCGAGGATTCCATCAAGCTTGCGAAGAAGCATTTGCGGAATGCAGCAGTGCAGTAAAGGGCTACATTGTAGAACAAGAA TTGCAAGATTTCATGCAACATGCCATCCCAAGCTGGAATGAGAATGAG GTTCATGAGCTTTTTATGTTATTTGATGATGACAATGATGGAAGAATAACCAAGGATGATTTTCATTCATGCCTCAAGAAAAACCCTCTTCTCATTGCATTTCTTACACCTCACCTTCAACACAAGGAGTGTGATGGCAATAATGGAGTTATAGAAATAGTATGA